Below is a window of Armatimonadota bacterium DNA.
TTCCAGCCGGACGTCCATGCCGCAGACCGGATCCTTGTACGTCGTTTTCACCTTATACCCCTGCCCCTATCAGCGCACAAGCCTCTTCAAGAGGTCGTCAAGTTCATCGAGAAGGTCGTCACGTGACATGGCCTGGGCCGTCGGATGCGGAGAGTCGGATCCGTGGCCGACGACGCAGTGTTTGATGTGGTTGACCGTCACCGTGGCGGCGACTTGATCGAGAGCAGACCTTACTGCCGCGAGCTGCGTCAGGAGGTCGCCGCAATACGCCTGGTCCGCCACAAGCCGTCTCAACCCGCGGACCTGCCCCTCGATCCGGGCCAGCCTCCTGTCCACGGCCCGACGTTCCTCGGTCATTCTCCTCTTATACCCCGCTGGGTATCTCGGCTCCGTGGACCAAGTCCCGCAAGCCGGGCTTGGACAGTTCGACCGGACGCCCCGAGTCAGGCTTCTGTACTCACTGCGTGTTCGATTGGAACTCGAAGAGGTCGGTCGCGATACAGAACGCGTTCGTGCTCACGGGGCCGATCGGGGCGACGGCGATCCGCGCTTTGAGCCGGGTCGTTCCGGACTGGAAGTACCGTCCGACGTTCGTATAGGTGCGAGTGAACGACCTGATTCCCGTGAACAAGGGATCGTTGTTCGTGACGGTCCAGGTCCCGGTCTGCCAGTTGTAGAGTTGGAGCACGATGCCGAGTCCGGGCGTACTTGCGCGCGCCCTGGCCCGGAGAGTGACGTCTGTGACGTTCGGGTTGACGTCGTTGATCGGGAACTCTGTGTCCAACTCATAGATGATGGGCCTGGTCGTCAGGTTCGGGACGACGAACTTGCAGACCGTGTACTCGTCACCGTCTTCTTGGGCCAGAGACGCGGCGTTGCCGGCCGTCCGCCATCCGATGCGGAGAGTGGCCGAATCTGGCGGGACGTGAAAATACTGCGTCGTCCGCCAGGCCAATCCAAAGTCGTCCAGTCCGTCGTT
It encodes the following:
- a CDS encoding metal-sensitive transcriptional regulator, whose protein sequence is MTEERRAVDRRLARIEGQVRGLRRLVADQAYCGDLLTQLAAVRSALDQVAATVTVNHIKHCVVGHGSDSPHPTAQAMSRDDLLDELDDLLKRLVR